One Aquarana catesbeiana isolate 2022-GZ linkage group LG04, ASM4218655v1, whole genome shotgun sequence genomic region harbors:
- the GJA1 gene encoding gap junction alpha-1 protein yields the protein MGDWSALGRLLDKVQAFSTAGGKVWLSVLFIFRILLLGTAVESAWGDEQSAFRCNTQQPGCENVCYDKSFPISHVRFWVLQIIFVSTPTLLYLAHVFYLMRKEEKLNRKEEELKVVQNDGGNVDMHLKQIEIKKFKYGLEEHGKVKMRGGLLRTYVITILFKSFFEVAFLVIQWYIYGFKLEAIYACERFPCPHKVDCFLSRPTEKTIFILFMLVVSIVSLALNIIELFYVAFKSAKDGIKGKRDPYATTNHPANPAKDCGSPKYAYFNNCASPTAPMSPPGYKLVTEDRNQSSCRNYNKQASEQNWANYSAEQNRMGQAGSTISNTHAQPFDFSDEHQNVKKLPAGHEMQPLSILDHRPSSRASSHASSRPRPDDLEI from the coding sequence ATGGGTGACTGGAGTGCCTTAGGAAGACTCCTTGATAAGGTGCAGGCCTTTTCCACCGCTGGAGGGAAAGTGTGGTTGTCAGTCCTGTTCATTTTCAGGATCTTGTTATTAGGTACTGCTGTAGAGTCTGCGTGGGGTGATGAACAATCTGCATTCCGATGCAACACCCAACAACCAGGTTGTGAAAATGTCTGCTATGACAAGTCATTTCCAATCTCTCATGTACGATTCTGGGTTCTCCAAATTATATTTGTCTCTACACCTACACTCCTATATTTAGCACATGTGTTTTATCTGATGcgtaaagaagaaaaactgaaccGAAAAGAAGAAGAGCTTAAAGTTGTCCAGAATGATGGAGGAAATGTGGACATGCATCTCAAGCAAATTGAAATAAAGAAATTCAAATATGGCTTGGAAGAACATGGAAAGGTCAAGATGCGTGGTGGTCTACTTCGTACTTATGTAATAACCATTCTGTTTAAATCATTTTTTGAGGTTGCTTTCCTTGTTATCCAATGGTATATCTATGGGTTCAAATTAGAAGCTATCTATGCCTGCGAAAGATTTCCGTGCCCACATAAAGTTGACTGCTTCCTTTCTCGTCCCACTGAGAAAACCATTTTTATCTTGTTTATgctggtggtgtctatagtatcaCTTGCTTTAAACATTATTGAGTTGTTCTATGTTGCTTTTAAAAGTGCCAAGGATGGTATTAAAGGAAAGAGGGACCCCTATGCCACCACAAATCATCCAGCGAATCCTGCCAAGGATTGTGGCTCCCCCAAGTATGCTTATTTCAATAACTGTGCTTCTCCAACTGCACCTATGTCACCACCAGGTTACAAGCTTGTTACTGAAGACAGAAACCAATCTTCTTGTCGTAATTATAACAAGCAAGCAAGTGAACAAAATTGGGCTAATTACAGTGCAGAACAAAACAGGATGGGCCAAGCTGGAAGCACTATTTCAAACACTCACGCTCAGCCATTTGATTTTTCAGATGAACACCAGAATGTAAAAAAATTGCCAGCAGGGCATGAAATGCAGCCTCTCAGTATACTGGACCACAGACCATCAAGCAGAGCAAGTAGCCATGCAAGCAGCAGGCCAAGACCCGATGACCTGGAGATTTAA